The stretch of DNA GGCTCTCTACTTCTGCATCATGAATTTGTTAAtctgtttattacatttttttttaatcatcattttggTGCATACCATTTTTCTCAACACCATGCTTTAAATTGAAGTCAAAAACCAAAGAATTGaagatttcaaatttaaattaaaatatatgttgttgttgttgttgtttttaatctccCTTTGGTCTGACGGAGTCAGACCAAATCGATGAAGCCGTTGACCCTTATGAAATCTGACACTAGCAGTGGACTATCGAATATGTCGTTCCAGTCCAATCCCAGGCAGCTCAAGATATGCTGTGGTGATGCCTGGTCTTGTTGGCATTTAGGGCAGATGGGGAACCTCTTGGCGCTTCCAGAGAAAGTGAGACTTTTCAGATGCCCACTGGCGAGGCGAGACAGAAGGGTGTTAGTCTGCCTTTCACAGGGAAGGGCAAGAGTTTGTCCTGGCCTTTTGCCTTTGTACCAATTGTGAGATGGAGGTATTaaccatttttctttattattggctTTTTGCTGGGAGAACAGTTCTAGATAGGTGAGCTCCGAGGTGAAAGGTGTTGGATGGGCAAGACTCTCTTTAGCAAGAGTATCGGCCAGCTCGTTACCATAGATATCGACAtgggaagggatccattgaaagtggACCTTATGCTGAAGGGCTATGAGCTTTACTTTACGTAGGATTGATAGGCTAGTTTTGTCTTCTATGAGGGACCAGTTTCTGAGGTGTTGAATTGAACTTTTACTGTCAGAAAGTATCCAAAGATCACCGAAGTTGTTTTCGCACATAATTTTCTCCAGACCTATGTGAATGGCAATTAATTCACTTCGgaaaactgaacaaaaatctGGATTTCGTTGCTTTAGGAAGAACTTCTCTTGAAGAGTTGTAATGTAAGTTCCACTACCTGCCTGAATATTCATTTTGCTGCCATCTGAATATATTGTAATATCATTTGGAGAGATTTTATTGATGACTTCCAGGGCCAGTTGTCTAATAAGTTCAGGAACACATTCTTTCTTATTGAGGGTGGTAAGGAGACCATCACAAAACTCAACATTGGAGAGGTCTGCACAAGTATTTATGTTACAATGAATATAGTGAGGTTCCACATTTGATGCAATTAGTTGTTGTGTTTTTATCAGTGAAAAGGGGCTGTTTCTCTTTAGTCTTTTATTGTTTCTCCAACTGTTTAGGTAGCGAGCAGTTTTGTTTCCATGATCTATACTAGAAAGTTTATTGAAGTATTTGACTAAAGTGGCCTGGCGTCTCACGGAAAGAGGCTGTAGATCTGCCTCAAAGAGGACGATTTCGGAAGGACAGCTGCGTTTCATTCCAGTAATAATGCGAGCAGCACTCAACTGGACCTTTTCCAGTTATATATCAATATTTAATATCAGTTATTGCTAATTTTGTTCACCCTTTTaatcaaatagttttattaaatacttttctgttttttaaacagctttataacaatatcaaaaatatttttaaacagttttaataAAGAGTCAAagtattctaatttttaaatacagACAGTTTCAAGATAAACAATTGAAATTTctgttaaatactttttttataattcctgagaaaaaaaaccacttttttctGGATAGAAGtacaacatttttagtattaTGAAACACATCATTCTTTTTTATGGAAAGAAAGAATAACCTCTCACTTCAGTTTCTTGCTTACATAAAGtgctccaattttaagaatataaaaatGAACGGTAACGTTTCCAAGGATTTCAGGGATTGTATTGCTCAAGGTAACTCGTCAAACTATATTTCGTCAAACATTCAAACAAAGAATAAATATCTATCGTACTGAAATTTCGAATCTGAATTTTTTATCTCAGAAATGTTCTGTCTTCTTCAAACAGAAACTAGTCAGTAAGCGTTCATATATACTAGTAAAGCAGGGCGTTTCTATTGTTTGTTCGAAGCTCATAAGTTatgagttttggaaaaaaaaatgaatgatcagagaatttaaattttcatgaaaattgttcCAACGTAATTATTTTAGAAGATAGTGTTCTTCTACTCTAAACAATGACAATCTCTTACGGTCCttgaattaatgaatgaactagattttttaaatgtacttgaATATATAATCTTGTATTgggatttttgaagtgaaaatcattttgtttaACGACAAATCGAACCATTGAAATTATTCTAACTCATACCTAAGAATAtagtgcattaataaaaataatttaaaatttcaaaatcatagtTAATAGGATTTAAGGATCGAGAATTAATTAAAAGGATTTGGGTAAGAAGGATCGTGTgatattcttgaaatatttaacattttgagAAAAGAGCAATGAGTTGTCGTTAATACATCAAAGCTTTTTGAAGTAAaatcagtttgaaaataaatttattgtattatttcattaaaactctttatatatatgtatattttatatGAAATAGTAGggcaagatttttatttaaatttcagttttcgaTAACAAATTTATTTCGAAGTAAAGAAAAGCAATTAGTACTTTGTTTAAATATTTCGTACGTAAAGGTCCTTTTATTCAAAACATACACTAACATGAAATTGTTTTAGAAACAATCTGAGTGTCATTTTTAGTCAAAATTATCTtatttatctgaatatataaatgtCTAAGAAtggttttcaaataaatatcaaatttctGTAGCATTCGGTATCGTAAAAAAAATCAACCTTATGTTTCATCAAAAAACTGTGCGTTAAACTTCCATTGATTATTACGCACCGTTAAGTGGGGTggatcaaagttgaacattaaaaaaaaagattttttttaagttgacctttttgctaaaaaattcgGTCTGGTTTTGGTTTCACTTTTCCtagcaaaaacaaaacattttgacCAGTTTGTTCCTATGCATATAATTTTTAGCGGTGTTTGAATTCACTCCGCAAAAAAGGTTCATTTGGAACGCatattaaaatctttatttgttaCAATTCAACCTttaataaaactaaagaaaaaataagtaatagtGATGGGGAGGGAAGGCCCCcccaagtaaatattttt from Uloborus diversus isolate 005 chromosome 5, Udiv.v.3.1, whole genome shotgun sequence encodes:
- the LOC129222530 gene encoding uncharacterized protein LOC129222530; amino-acid sequence: MKRSCPSEIVLFEADLQPLSVRRQATLVKYFNKLSSIDHGNKTARYLNSWRNNKRLKRNSPFSLIKTQQLIASNVEPHYIHCNINTCADLSNVEFCDGLLTTLNKKECVPELIRQLALEVINKISPNDITIYSDGSKMNIQAGSGTYITTLQEKFFLKQRNPDFCSVFRSELIAIHIGLEKIMCENNFGDLWILSDSKSSIQHLRNWSLIEDKTSLSILRKVKLIALQHKVHFQWIPSHVDIYGNELADTLAKESLAHPTPFTSELTYLELFSQQKANNKEKWLIPPSHNWYKGKRPGQTLALPCERQTNTLLSRLASGHLKSLTFSGSAKRFPICPKCQQDQASPQHILSCLGLDWNDIFDSPLLVSDFIRVNGFIDLV